In a genomic window of Orcinus orca chromosome 12, mOrcOrc1.1, whole genome shotgun sequence:
- the SPACA1 gene encoding sperm acrosome membrane-associated protein 1, with translation MGPGGAGCSDRLLLTVGWLLLAGLQSTFGIDVTAVQDPSLANEVEGEGEGKVEGEGEGENEAEEEAENDSEAENEPPAEARTDVSNRTTVKEVEFGMCTVTCGVGIREVILTNGCPGSESKCILRVEECRGPVDCGWGKPISESLESVRLACVHTSPVNRFKYIWRLLRPDQQAIILANDSAILEVHRDTHPKAFECETLDNNEIVASIKFTIYTTTELQMKRSSRPDIDAVLVLVLTMGVIMCIFVVFVLIFIIINWAAVKDFWGAKASTPEIQSELSSVRYKDLSSLDQSPTSEIPGHEDDALSEWNE, from the exons ATGGGCCCCGGGGGCGCAGGCTGCTCAGACAGGCTGCTGCTGACAGTAGGCTGGCTGCTCCTGGCGGGCCTCCAGTCAACGTTCGGGATCGACGTCACCGCGGTCCAGGATCCCAGCTTGGCCAACGAGgtcgagggcgagggcgagggcaaggtcgagggcgagggcgagggcgagaaCGAGGCCGAGGAGGAGGCTGAAAACGACAGCGAGGCCGAGAACGAGCCCCCGGCTGAGGCCAGGACGGATG TTTCAAATAGGACAACAGTCAAAGAAGTAGAATTTGGGATGTGCACCGTTACATGCG GTGTTGGTATAAGAGAAGTTATATTAACAAATGGATGTCCTGGGAGTGAATCCAAATGTATCCTACGGGTGGAAGAATGTCGTGGACCAGTAGATTGTGGCT ggGGTAAACCAATTTCAGAAAGTCTTGAAAGTGTTAGGCTAGCATGTGTTCATACATCTCCTGTAAACCGTTTCAAATATATTTGGAGACTTCTAAGGCCAGACCAA caaGCCATTATACTTGCAAATGATTCAGCAATCCTGGAGGTTCACAGGGATACTCACCCCAAGGCTTTTGAGTGTGAAACGTTGGATAATAATGAAATAGTAGCATCTATTAAATTCACAATCTATACAACAACTG AATTGCAGATGAAAAGATCAAGCCGACCAGACATTGATGCAGTCCTAGTTCTGGTTCTGACCATGGGAGttattatgtgtatatttgtgGTCTTTGTACTGATCTTCATAATTATAAACTG gGCGGCAGTTAAAGATTTCTGGGGGGCAAAAGCCTCGACACCTGAGATACAGTCTGAGCTGAGTTCAGTGAGATATAAAGATTTATCCAGTCTTGACCAATCACCAACTTCAGAAATACCTGGACATGAAGATGATGCTTTAAGTGAATGGAATGAATGA